The nucleotide sequence AGACTTTCATATTATTGTAACTTTTGAACTCCAACGGTGCTTCTAAACGTCAAATCTGACGTATGCTGTATGCTGGATCCCCTTCTCAGACTGCCATCCAGTTGAGGATAAGAATAAGATAAGAAAAGGTGTGTGAAACTCATCATTAAGATAGTtcacttttaacccccgacccaaaaagaggggtgtgtgtctgtggcatcttagcttctaaactaatgaaccgattttaatttatttttctttgtttgaaaggtggcttgatcgaaagtgttcttagctgtacctaatccaagaaaatcggttcagccgtttgaaagttatcagctcttttctagttactgtaaccttcacttgtcggaggtgttataaattcttaatttacactgGTCGTAGCTGATGTTCACACGTAGAGGCACCTATTTTGACGCAGACTCTAGTGCGAACACTGAGCTCAGTGCAGGGCAATTGTATATAGGCAGATTTCAACTTATCTACAAATCGTCAACAAAACTATGGTCTTGAGAGCTCAGGTTTCACGCCGGTATGATTAATTCAGGGGTCCTTGATTCTACACTTAACAGTATAACAGTAAGCACTAAGCAATGCATTACTTTTAAACGAGGTAACCCGCATAACCTGCAAGAGCGCTCAACGCATTTTGCAATACTGCTCCATCAGGTTGGATTGAAGATATAttaactttgtaattttgttaacaataaagatgttgaaataaaataaatattaacattaAGTAAGGTCAGTGCTAAGTGAACACTATATAATtgtcaaatttcaaaatggcgcgCGGTGTGCCCAGTGCTGCTGATTCCACTCGTATATTGGCAGCTCCTGCAAGTCTTGAGGCTATGTACGATATCCTTTGTTTCATTAAccctcaacccaaaaagagaggtgttataagtttgacgtgtgtatctgtgtgtctatgtatctgtctgtggcatcgtagctcctaaactaatgaaccgattttaatttagtttttttttgtttgaaaggtggcttgatcgaaagtgttcttagctataatccaagaaaatcggttcagccgtttgaaagttaccagctcatgctcttttctagttactgtaaccttcacttgtcgggggtgttataaatttttaatttacacatgctATTTTTTGGAGGAACAGTAGACGCCCGTGTATTAGTACCTAAGTAGCGATAAATTAAAAGCGTTTATTTGTTTCAGAATGGTGCACCTCGTGGCAATGGAAGTGCTACCGGAGGAGAGGGACCGTAAATACTACCAGGAGCGGTACACCTGCTGCCCACCACCCTTCTTCATCATTTGTGTTACTTTATTAGAGGTGAGCCTTTAAAGTCTTGCTCGATTGATTTAATGGATTTGTTCAAGCTCGCACTGACAGTAGGTATGCGTGAATTATGAAAGCTCATTTGCTGCAGTGTAGCTTAGTGAATAATTGGAGTGTATAGTAGTAGTATAGGTTGAgatagcaatcggggtatgagacgggggacGGCCAGCACACCTGCACGttacccgcagcgggttagcgcgggggctgtgcgggtgtgcggggcgtcctcatcccggttgccatctcaacctgtcgcacaCTATAGGTGTATGAGAATACATTACTTATGATTTATCATATTCCCTTATTAGCATGTCAAGATTATCCAAGAAATGTTGCCTGTTTAGTAGAGACAGAAACATTTCTACACTTGCAACATTACAAGATGTTAGATGATATCCGTAACATCCCGATCCCCGGCAAGCTGGGTTTAGGACCGATAGATTTACTCAAAAAGTAATGATCCTCGATATAAGGACTTcaagaatttgtttaaaacacCAATGTAACAAACCTGCAAACCACTGATCGCGGAAATGAACTCGTAAAAAACTTCTGTGGACTCGAAAGACTTGAAGTTTGCCAAGTAACAGAGACGCTGTGGTCGAAGATCATGTAGATCATCTACTAGACCTAGTCACAACTCACCACTGCTGCTCtaattttatagtaggtaaatagtaaatactcgTACAGAACTAAACGTTACCTATAACGCTTGTCAATACTGAACTTAACGTTTAAATTATGCACAGTCGTGGTGAATATGAATTATTTGCCGTTAGGGGAACTAGAAAATCGGTGCATCACTTTCTACGGCGAGCAGCGGCGTCCGATACCCGCTCTAGTTACTTCGgttaattaaaaagtgtaattGCGGATTTCACATCCGCGCAAACAAGCGGTTTACGTGAATCATAACAATCGCCGCGCACGCTTCGTGTGCCTACGATACGGTGCTCGTCACACATTGATTCACCGCACGTTTAGGTTCCGACTACAGGATGCTACACGACATCTGACTGGTGTAGATGCGTTGGTCTTATCATATCCAAGCTCTTGATGAGTAAAATACGGTGCTCATCACACATTGATTCACCGCACGTTTAGGTTCCAACTACAGGATGCTACACGACATCTGACTGGTATAGATGCGTTGCGTCTTATCATATCCATGTTCTTGATGAGTAAAATACGGTGCTCGTCATACATTGATTCACCGCACGTTTAGGTTCCAACTACAGGATGCTACACGACATCTGACTGATGTAGATGCGTTGGTCTTATCATATCCAAGCTCTTGATGAGTAAAATACGGTGCTCATCACACATTGATTCACCGCACGTTTAGGTTCCAACTACAGGATGCTACACGACATCTGACTGGTATAGATGCGTTGCGTCTTATCATATCCATGTTCTTGATGAGTAAAATACGGTGCTCGTCATACATTGATTCACCGCACGTTTAGGTTCCAACTACAGGATGCTACACGACATCTGACTGGTGTAGATGCGTTGGTCTTATCATATCCAAGCTCTTGATGAGTAAAATACGGTGCTCATCACACATTGATTCACCGCACGTTTAGGTTCCAACTACAGGATGCTACACGACATCTGACTGGTATAGATGCGTTGCGTCTTATCATATCCATGTTCTTGATGAGTAAAATACGGTGCTCGTCATACATTGATTCACCGCACGTTTAGGTTCCAACTACAGGATGCTACACGACATCTGACTGATGTAGATGCGCTGGTCTTATCATATCCAAGCTCTTGATGAATAAATTGTTAAGAGTTAAGACAAATCACGCATCGAGGGCAGTACTTTTTATGTagatactaaatgatgcccgcgacttcgtccgcgtggatttaggtttttataaatcccgtgggaactctttaatttttcgggaaaaaagtagcctatgttcgtccacGGGATGTaggtaagctaattctgtaccaaacatcaaaatcgattaatctGTTGGGCTGCGAAAGGTAGCAAAtatacagacaggcagacaaacagacagacacactttcgcatttataatattaagtatgaattaTACCTTGACACGCACTGTTCCCACTATTCAGCACCGGGAGTAATAAACGGGCTGTCTGAGTTAGCGGTTGTTTAATTGTCACTTCACAAGGTCCACCGATGTCGCGATAGGTAGACATGGCAACAGCGATAGGGCTGGGGAGTGGGgacgcccccccccccccccccccgccccgcacagcccccgcgctgaaCCTATGCAAAATAGCGGGGTTGACGTTCTGATGTGCTGGGCGTCCCCCTGTCTCtactcgacctgtcgcgaactatggGTACCTAGTAGCTGTTAAACACTCTGTAGGGCACAGGCCTCCTCACATAGGAAATCACAATCACACGCTAAAATCACTAGATCTCCATAACTCTTCAGGAGTTTGAACACcgatttttcaaataaatcgaGTCAAGATGTCGGAATTCGTGaaattaatttcttttaaatGGTCTCTACTTCAATGCCGTGTGGTCCGGACCTAAGAAAGGTGCTCTTCAGTGATACTGATAAACCACACAGTTCTAACGGTTTTCCctcaatgaataaataaacgCACGTCAAACCGAAGGTTCTTTTTACGTATTCTGTAATCTTTACCTAAAATGGTACTACCTCCTTATTCGTCGGAAAATGTTTGTCCAGACATCCGTCccgaactaaaaaaaaaaatagtaggtacctacctacctacttactatgcCTATATTTCTTAATTAGGGATCAGTGCAACCGACACGAaggacaaaatattatagcatAGGCGTTTCAGCGTGTAAAATCTTCGATTGTTCAGGATTgcctagataataatattactatgtgtagtaggtatctactcacTTAAATGTCACAGTTTCACCTAAGGCCGCGGAtaaacctgtaagttttactcacgtaagtaggtagcttacataattaacttacgactttactaTAATGTTAACACTCTTAAAAGTACCTTGCCTTATCTTTTACCTTAGTaaagttatcaattaattattattatagctcaACGATCGTAGGCCATGAGTCAAACTTTAATCTGAGAAGAatgcaatgaaaatatttttatttttctttatttcttcttATTTATAAATACCAGAAGAATAGGATGTCTAGACGGTAACAAACCCATAAAGATAGACTTCAAACTATAAACGAATGTGACTATTAAGATTTTCACCTCTTTCAATCTCATTATTTCCGTGAAAACTCGGAAACGTTTCCACACAACATAAAACTTTCCATCAGATACAATTGTAATGTAACTCCTCTCTCTACCGCTTTTTGCGTGCTCTACGCATATTTCTCATGacgtaaattatattttttattgcttaTGAAAGGAATTAGAAATCTATGCATTCGTGTTGATGTTTATCGCTGCCCCAAACGAACTGAAATCATTGTACAAAACTTTGGCCATGGCTAATTAAGATTGCTTTATTAACTACTGTGTTGGTAGTTAACCAATATTTATTTGGGTTTACGACTTTACAGGCGACTGAAAGTATACCTAAAGTAGTATTTACGAATTTTAATAGTTATTTCAGCATTTAAATTTACTTAAGAAATAGATCTCTACATAGACCGTCTTAATATTTAAAGCCCGTCACACACACTCGGACTATCGTGCAACATGAACCATCCGAGTCCAACTTACTCTAAACCAGTAACCATaaatcatttaattattatcagtcgAGTTATACGTTAATCTTCACTGATCTTTAGAAAAATGATCGCGCAAAATCCATGTAAAATGTAGAGCAATTATTGACTCGTATTTTGCATTATAAATTAACTATTAGGTACAATTTTGCATTAGGTATTATATCTTGTTAGGATATCCGTTATACATCGCTTAACCTGGTCACGGTCTTTTCTAGCTCTAGCTGGAATGGATAAACTGAGAACTGAGATAGTCATACCTTAACAGTACTAAgaatgtgtttaaaaaaaatactgaacgGATTGTAGATAGTCGTGATTTTACCAATAAATAGTGTCACATTACTCGCATCATAATCCTTACCCTCATAACTATGTAAACTGATCTTGTTTATCAAAACACGggcaataataaataggtagatgAATAGTTCATTTATTTGATGTGTTTGTTCTTGTGTCCAGTTAGGCGTATTCGCCTGGTACGCGTGGGGCGCAGGCGGCGTTGCGGCAGCAGCAGGCCCTGTTCCCGTCGACTCTCCACTGGTCTACCGCCCTGACAGACGCCGCGAGCTGTGGCGGTTCCTCACCTACAGTGTGGTACACGCTGGCTGGTTGCACCTCGCGTTCAACCTGCTTGTACAGTTAGCGGTAAGTGGTATATTTAAACTATGAGACAAAGGCACGGGGCTATAGAATCGTTCTGTCTTGAAGTCGCGTGGAGATTGatttataaaatttagtttagaacaTTTCACTAGATACAAAACAAAGTATTCCGTATATCGTTAAGGCTACTGTAAGGACTTTATAATGTAATCAATTGAAACTATGACAGAATAAGAAATGGCAGTCTATCTAATGTAAAATCTCACCATCGATTTTATTTGTGCGATGTATTATTTATAGCAGTTGGTAAAGGTTTCCGCCCTTAATCAGTTATTTATTGACCCACATTACGGCCTTATTGTTTGGAAATCgataaataaacctttacaattTTTCGACAAACCTGGGATCATCTTTTAACGGTCTTACTTTGCGGACGGGAGTAGTTTTACTTTCTTTATCAAGACCCTGAAACATTCATAGTCAGGGGATTCTTCGGCAAAGAAACTCTCTCAAGAAATGTGACTGatgtcatttattttattttcaggtggGTTTACCATTAGAAATGGTGCACGGAGCAGTTCGCTGTGGAGCGGTCTACCTCGCTGGTGTGTTGGGAGGTTCCCTAGCAGCGTCCGTCCTAGATCCAGACGTGTGTCTAGCTGGCGCGTCGGGAGGTGTATACGCACTCCTCGCCGCACATTTAGCCAATGCATTGTTAAATTTCCATGCAATGCGCTACGGTGCCGTGCGGCTGGTCGCAGCGCTCGCGGTCGCGTCGTGTGATGTCGGCTTTGCGGTCCACGCTAGGTATACTAAGGTGAGTTTATGACTTTATATTATCTGTTTCAGGAGTTTTACACTATATATCAATTCaactttttatttacctaagcttttttaaaaaaatatttgccaTGTTTTCTTTTAACATGATTTCCATTCTTCCCCAACTATATCTGAAAACCCTTTCCAACTTAGCTGTTATTTAGAGGCGATATAAATATTGAAAGGATTGACACTCTGACCTATCCCaaaccaataataatttaacccATTTATGAAAGACAATTTTTTAATAAGTCATCATTGTATGCTAGATTACATTtagttattaggtaggtacttaccaaagTCCCTATGATGATAGACCAAAGTAATATATTTTCATGTAAACTAAAGTATTTCCGTATCTCTTGTAAAGCAGGAAGCGCCTCCGGTGTCGTACGCGGCGCACGTAGCGGGCGCGCTGGCCGGCCTCACCATCGGCCTGCTGGTGCTGAAGCACGCGCAACAGAGGCTGTGGGAGCGCCTACTGTGGTGGGCGGCGTTAGGAGCCTACGCCGCTTGCACGCTCTTCGCGGTGCTCTACAACGTGTTCAGTGGTCCAGTGGACGAGCTGCACTACATGCCGCCCGACCCGCCGCCTGACGCCGGGTTCTGATCTGCCATCACTATGTCCAGCACTTAGGCTTCGATATTTTACATAGCCCAGTTAAACCCAGCGTTTCGTATCGTATATTATTGTGTTAAACATAATTCTGTTCTTGCTTGAAGGTTATATATCGAGTCCGATCGTATTGTACAGAAAAGAATGTCagtaaaaattgtattttgctattgaattgattttaattcaTATTGAAAGAAATCATGTGAAAAtgtatagttttatttaattttgtctcGAAAGATTAATTTGTTTATGGCAAATATTGCTTTTACGtaaattataacttaaaacttTGTAAGTATAAAGTCTGTACGATACGATACGGTTGGGTCGTGTGCACCGGGCTTAAATTACCACGCTTTAATAATAGTACTATGTTAGTTGGTCTAAGTTGAAGCCTAAAGATACAGTCACTTAATCGTGACCGACTCACAACTCGCCTAGTCAATTTACCTTAGTGTGATACGCGATAAGTAGCATTATTTGAGGAGGCCTAACAGTCGTAATGCCTGGGAACCTAttcctttaacagggctctctccgtcacttactccatacaatcgtagttccaatttcatttgaatattatgcaaccaaagtccatgaaattttgcagaaactAACATCTGAAAAATAATGCCTttggtgatttagatttttctaaaaatatgtagttttaaaattacaggggctcaaaggtttgtatgtgaatttttaagaccgcgtaactttgaaaccgaatatttttacagaaatctggaaaaccacaggcatagatattagtttctagaatatgtcttcaaaatttcatggactttggttgcttaatattcaaatgaaattggaactaggtacgattgtatggagtaagtgacggagagagccctgttaaagctatATCAAAACGTTACGAGCAGTCATCTCTACCAAACTGTCATATTGACAGAACTTATAGCTTGTCAAATTGACAGTTTGGTATAAGCTACTCGACTTATGGAATAATGGAAATGGCGAACTGTTCCAGGCACAGATTTTTATATGATTAATCGTAATTGTACGCGCCATAGAGGTAGTATGAAGGTGCCCatgcactcgaactgaactgcagctgaactgcgcgtcgcggcagtgccccgcacgatattctctccagccgcgacgcgcggcagtgacgcgctacgcaaTACGCGTGTCGCGGCTGGAGAGCAGTttagttgcagttcagttcaagtgcgtgggcaccttcaAACACATGGTATGCGCGTAAAATGCTCTTGCGACGTGAAACTTGACAGCTCTTCATACTGGAAATGACAAATTTTACGTCATAAGTTGCTATTACATTTGACTCTACGATTAATGCTGTATCGCACATTAACGGATGAGCCGCACGCAATACATTTTTCTGTGCTGAATATAAGATTACCTTTAGCCTTTGCGGGTCTAATAAAATGATGATGTTGCACGGTGTCTGCGCAGGGTTGTGGTTTAATTTAAATTCTGTTGAAAGAACTAAACATTTATAGAAAAACAAATAGATTTAAAACAGgcttttttaaacattgttttaaaaaaaaatggtttttttcCAACCCTGGGTGAGCCGTGCCACAGTTGCTGCTGAAATCATCCGCTTTTCAGTACACAAAAATGCACAACGCTCATACGCACCAATTGCCCACTCTACCCAAGTGCGATCAGCGCAGAGATGCCTGGAgaagattattttttaatctttgtTATTTTCTATTCCTCTTGCTATTTGCAAGAGGCTATGCCGTTGAAATGTTTTGCTGTTATTAATGGCCATCGCTCTTTAACATTGAAATCGTAATATCCATTTTGTGACGTCAATATTCACATCCACATACAAGAACCCTAATTTAGCGCCACAATTTGTAATTAGGCTCAGGTTTCCTAGGATAGCGGCCATTTTTGACACTAATGTTACAGTTAAAAAACGCTTTAAGAAACCACGCCATCTTGTTTTAATAGACGTTTCAGTGACGTCTTTCGACGCTTATGATGCCGCTTTGTGACGGCACTG is from Maniola jurtina chromosome 14, ilManJurt1.1, whole genome shotgun sequence and encodes:
- the LOC123871952 gene encoding LOW QUALITY PROTEIN: rhomboid-related protein 2-like (The sequence of the model RefSeq protein was modified relative to this genomic sequence to represent the inferred CDS: inserted 2 bases in 1 codon) — its product is MTVWVDSGCGSGRELXPVITMSASTSIESGIEAEVLLTVTGLVSARNSLGSLSRAAEPLYDTDHTDLGSELDEAEIRRELMHDKWRLLFDRFDPEGFGEIPWPDFLQTLQNPDFITQVPPHKREILLDKARSSTSAAITFQEFVNVMSGKRTRSYRCAVHQRDREVSSENDFHLLLEDPTLFARMVHLVAMEVLPEERDRKYYQERYTCCPPPFFIICVTLLELGVFAWYAWGAGGVAAAAGPVPVDSPLVYRPDRRRELWRFLTYSVVHAGWLHLAFNLLVQLAVGLPLEMVHGAVRCGAVYLAGVLGGSLAASVLDPDVCLAGASGGVYALLAAHLANALLNFHAMRYGAVRLVAALAVASCDVGFAVHARYTKEAPPVSYAAHVAGALAGLTIGLLVLKHAQQRLWERLLWWAALGAYAACTLFAVLYNVFSGPVDELHYMPPDPPPDAGF